The Neofelis nebulosa isolate mNeoNeb1 chromosome 16, mNeoNeb1.pri, whole genome shotgun sequence genome includes a window with the following:
- the PHF12 gene encoding PHD finger protein 12 isoform X4, whose product MWEKMETKTIVYDLDTSGGLMEQIQALLAPPKTDEAEKRSRKPEKEPRRSGRATNHDSCDSCKEGGDLLCCDHCPAAFHLQCCNPPLSEEMLPPGEWMCHRCTVRRKKREQKKELGHVNGLVDKSGKRTTSPSSDTDLLDRSASKTELKAIAHARILERRASRPGTPTSNASTETPTSEPNDVDEDIIDVDEEPVAAEPDYVQPQLRRPFELLIAAAMERNPTQFQLPNELTCTTALPGSSKRRRKEETTGKNVKKTQHELDHNGLVPLPVKVCFTCNRSCRVAPLIQCDYCPLLFHMDCLEPPLTAMPLGRWMCPNHIEHVVLNQKNMTLSNRCQVFDRFQDTISQHVVKVDFLNRIHKKHPPNRRVLQSVKRRSLKVPDAIKSQYQFPPPLIAPAAIRDGELICNGIPEESQTHLLNSEHLATQAEQQEWLCSVVALQCSILKHLSAKQMPSHWDSEQTEKADIKPVIVTDSSITTSLQTADKAPTPSHCPLSCPSGISSQNSLSCSPPHQPPALEDISCSSCAEKSKKAPCGTANGPVSTEVKANGPHLYSNPTDSTDPRRLPGANTPLPGLSHRQGWPRPLTPPAAGGLQNHTVGIIVKTENATGPSSCPQRSLVPVPSLPPSIPSSCASIENTSTLQRKTVQSQIGPPLTDSRPLGSPPNATRVLTPPQAAGDGILATGANQRFCSPAPSSDGKVSPGTLSIGSALTVPSFPANSTAMVDLTNSLRAFMDVNGEIEINMLDEKLIKFLALQRIHQLFPSRVQASPGSVGAHPLASGGHHTEVQRKEVQARAVFYPLLGLGGAVNMCYRTLYIGTGADMDVCLTNYGHCNYVSGKHACIFYDENTKHYELLNYSEHGTTVDNVLYSCDFSEKTPPTPPSSIVAKVQSVIRRRRHQKQDEEPSEEAAMMSSQAQGPQRRPCNCKASSSSLIGGSGAGWEGTALLHHGSYIKLGCLQFVFSITEFATKQPKGDAGLLQDGVLAEKLSLKPHQGPVLRSNSVP is encoded by the exons ATGTGGGAGAAAATGGAGACCAAGACGATCGTGTACGACTTGGACACGTCGGGGGGGCTGATGGAG caAATCCAAGCTCTGCTGGCTCCCCCCAAGACGGACGAGGCAGAAAAGCGGAGTCGGAAGCCTGAAAAAGAGCCCCGGAGAAGCGGCAGGGCCACCAACCACGACAGCTGCGATAGCTGCAAAGAAGGTGGGGATCTCCTGTGCTGTGACCACTGCCCGGCCGCCTTCCACCTCCAGTGCTG TAATCCTCCACTGAGTGAAGAGATGTTGCCTCCTGGGGAGTGGATGTGTCACCGGTGCACTGTTCGCCGAAAG AAACGAGAGCAGAAAAAGGAGCTGGGCCACGTCAATGGACTGGTGGACAAATCCGGCAAACGGACTACATCTCCCAGCAGTGATACCGACTTGTTGGACAGATCAGCCAGCAAAACTGAACTCAAGGCCATTGCCCACGCCCGGATCCTGGAGAGGAGAGCCAGCCGGCCTGGCACGCCCACATCCAACGCCAGCACAGAGACCCCCACCTCTGAGCCGAATGACGTCGACGAGGACATCATTGACGTGGACGAGGAGCCAGTGGCAGCTGAGCCGGACTATGTGCAGCCCCAGCTAAGGCGGCCCTTTGAGCTGCTGATCGCTGCCGCCATGGAGCGGAACCCCACCCAATTTCAGTTGCCCAATGAACTGACTTGTACCACTGCACTACCAG GTTCTagcaagaggagaagaaaggaggaaaccacgggaaaaaatgttaagaagaCACAGCATGAGTTAGATCACAATGGTCTTGTTCCCTTACCAGTCAAAGTATGCTTCACATGTAACAG GAGCTGCCGTGTGGCCCCTCTCATCCAGTGTGACTATTGCCCCCTCCTGTTCCACATGGACTGCCTCGAGCCACCGCTCACTGCCATGCCCCTGGGCAGATGGATGTGTCCGAATCACATCGAACATGTGGTG CTGAACCAGAAGAATATGACGCTGAGCAATCGGTGCCAGGTGTTTGACCGTTTCCAGGACACCATTTCGCAGCATGTGGTCAAAGTGGACTTCCTGAACCGAATCCACAAGAAGCACCCTCCTAACCGCCGAGTGCTCCAGTCAGTCAAAAGAAGAAGCTTGAAG GTTCCCGATGCTATAAAATCTCAGTACCAGTTTCCACCCCCTCTCATTGCACCCGCGGCCATTCGGGATGGGGAGCTGATCTGCAACGGGATCCCCGAGGAATCACAGACGCACCTTTTGAACTCTGagcacttagccacccaggcagagCAGCAAGAG TGGCTCTGTAGTGTTGTTGCGCTCCAGTGCAGCATATTGAAACATTTATCTGCTAAGCAGATGCCTTCGCATTGGGACTCTGAACAGACAGAGAAGGCTGATATTAAGCCTGTTATTGTGACTGACAGCTCAATCACCACCTCCCTGCAAACAGCTGACAAGGCACCTACACCTTCCCACTGCCCCTTATCCTGCCCCTCGGGGATTAGCTCCCAGAACTCCCTGAGCTGCTCTCCACCCCACCAGCCCCCAGCCCTAGAGGACATCAGCTGCAGTTCCTGTGCGGAAAAATCCAAGAAAGCCCCCTGCGGGACTGCCAACGGGCCAGTGAGCACAGAGGTGAAAGCCAATGGCCCACACCTCTACAGCAACCCCACCGATTCCACGGACCCCCGGCGACTTCCAGGCGCCAACACCCCGTTACCAGGCCTCTCCCACCGACAAGGCTGGCCCCGGCCCCTCACGCCACCAGCGGCTGGGGGGCTTCAGAACCACACCGTCGGCATCATTGTGAAGACAGAGAATGCCACTGGCCCCAGCTCTTGCCCCCAGAGGAGTTTGGTTCCTGTCCCAAGCCTGCCCCCTTCCATTCCCAGCTCTTGTGCCAGCATCGAGAACACCAGCACTTTGCAAAGAAAGACTGTCCAATCACAGATAGGACCTCCGTTGACAGATTCAAGGCCACTGGGCTCACCCCCAAATGCCACCCGGGTGCTCACTCCCCCCCAAGCAGCAGGAGATGGTATCTTGGCCACAGGAGCCAACCAACGATTCTGCTCACCAGCGCCATCATCAG ATGGCAAGGTCAGCCCCGGCACGTTATCCATAGGAAGCGCTTTAACCGTACCCTCTTTCCCAGCCAACTCTACTGCCATGGTGGACCTCACCAACTCATTGCGAGCATTTATGGATGTCAATGGAG AAATCGAGATAAATATGCTGGACGAGAAGCTGATCAAGTTTCTGGCCTTGCAGAGAATACATCAGCTTTTCCCCTCCCGGGTCCAAGCTTCACCGGGCAGTGTCGGGGCACATCCGCTGGCTTCTGGAGGGCACCACACAGAAG TGCAAAGAAAGGAAGTACAGGCCCGAGCTGTGTTCTACCCTCTCTTGGGTTTGGGAGGAGCTGTGAACATGTGCTATCGAACCCTCTACATCGGGACAG GAGCTGACATGGACGTGTGCCTTACAAACTATGGTCACTGTAACTACGTGTCTGGGAAACACGCCTGCATATTCTATGatgag aaTACCAAACATTATGAGCTGTTAAACTACAGTGAGCACGGGACAACGGTGGACAATGTGCTGTATTCATGTGACTTCTCTGAGAAGACCCCGCCAACCCCCCCAAGCAGTATTGTTGCCAAAGTGCAGAGTGTCATCA GGCGCCGCCGGCACCAGAAACAGGATGAAGAACCAAGTGAGGAGGCAGCCATGATGAGCTCCCAGGCCCAGGGGCCACAGCGGAGACCCTGCAACTGCAAAGCCAGCAGCTCGAGCTTGATTGGGGGCAGTGGGGCCGGCTGGGAGGGCACGGCCTTACTGCACCACGGCAGCTACATCAAGCTGGG